In Niallia sp. FSL W8-0635, one genomic interval encodes:
- a CDS encoding class D sortase codes for MKWTKWLSLLLIVGGVLFIGYGVWNIMDTKALTENSLSEAKVAIEKGNEKWVDKDSDRFIPSIGDAVGLLVIDKIDGELPIVEGTDPDDLEKGVGHYKGSFYPEENGQIVLSGHRDTVFRRAGELEIGDELKIVLPYGEFSYQITSTKIVEADDRSIITLDNTKEELILTTCYPFRFVGNAPQRYIIYAERM; via the coding sequence ATGAAATGGACGAAATGGTTATCCCTCCTACTTATAGTAGGAGGAGTACTTTTTATTGGGTATGGTGTCTGGAATATTATGGACACGAAAGCGCTAACAGAGAATTCTTTATCGGAAGCTAAGGTAGCCATCGAAAAAGGGAATGAAAAATGGGTAGATAAAGATAGTGACCGTTTTATTCCATCTATTGGTGATGCAGTGGGACTATTGGTAATCGATAAGATCGATGGTGAATTACCGATTGTAGAAGGTACCGATCCAGATGATCTAGAAAAAGGGGTCGGCCATTATAAAGGTAGCTTCTATCCAGAGGAAAATGGACAAATTGTCTTGTCCGGTCATCGCGATACAGTATTTAGAAGAGCGGGAGAATTAGAAATCGGGGACGAGCTTAAAATTGTTTTGCCATATGGTGAATTCTCTTATCAAATCACTTCGACTAAAATCGTCGAGGCAGATGATCGATCAATTATTACATTAGATAATACAAAAGAAGAGCTTATCTTAACCACATGTTATCCATTCCGATTTGTAGGAAATGCACCACAGCGATATATTATTTATGCAGAAAGAATGTAA
- a CDS encoding 5'-nucleotidase C-terminal domain-containing protein, with protein sequence MKGNSRKRLFAIFLIFLLVFSNIFSTLSVKAASENITATDLFISEYIEGASNNKAIELFNGTGKDLDLSSYSVELYSNGKTSATSTLRLEGTLKQGELFIIAHSSANEAIKAKANMVSGVANFNGDDAIVLKHNEENIDVFGIVGEQQEWGNGLTKDHTLVRKNNITSGNKGNNQFDPSVEWDIYNQDDVSHLGNHQFGGVLYGKEETPSDEVELLSIKEARTKTGQNVTIEGIVTADNTSIGGGKLSTYIQDDEAGINVFSQNASAFPALTEGQKVKVTGKVTEYNKLLEIVPAEDGIEVISENNELPVPVTMNLADLNNASVAESKEGQLVKVKGYVQTVPETAAGGGYNVTVLDESFNGTTIRVMEETEAISSIQSGKWYEFTGILSQYNTYQVLPRKASDVHLLAEQPASPSAKGEYVSTVSSVVDGDTIHLQSPVLGTTKVRYVNIDTPETYHSPKNEADENQLEHGNKAKEYLNTLLKPGDEVIVKVGEEATDDYGRLLAQIIRKSDQLNTNLEMVKQGYASTYFIWPVADEADYEMFQSAVKDAKDNHKGIWDKENPLIEQPFEFRAREQGKGLLRYVGNSETKKYVLPEEFKEVPVESRVFFASANEAENNGYTALNASEEKDTIKLQLLSVNDLHGKVTEEYDDEAKTNKIGRMDYLATYLREREATNPNTLIVHAGDMVGGSSPLSALLQDEPTVEMMESIGFDVGTVGNHEFDEGVDEMLRLINGGDHVNGTKEYDGINFPMVAANVEYKDTGKLVIDPYAIKEVEGVKVGFIGVATTETPNMIIAKGNENVRFTDEAQAINKFVPELQSQGVEAIIVLAHVPGNQAGESATGDIAKIATEVDDAVDVIFAAHNHVKINAVVDNKLIVQAGEYGKAFADVDLEIDPETGDIVTKSAEIVDVVQTGVTPDPEVSSILAKYQELVGAKLNEVIGVAATDMVGGYATKEAEGDNPVGNLIADGMKAAMDSDFALMNGGGIRDDIVAGEITWNDLFNVQPFNNTLVKLEISGSDLEEILNSQFSSYGPDVSIGGFSYTWDSKAGKYGKVVDIFLPNGEKIDSNGNYTVTVNNYMAEHSSDQYLLQKLGENPIQGGEDLEATVAFVRSFNGPISYNTGRIKEINAETLPSISGQFLGVNDLHGKIDVTGTVNGVNYGRMDYLAAYLRQAEATNPNTLLLHAGDMIGGSSPVSALLQDEPTVEIMESLGFDVGVVGNHEFDEGVDEMLRMINGGEHPNGTSGYDGMNFPVLAANVEYKDSGELVLDPYAIKEIDGVKVGFIGVATVETPSMIVATGNEHIRFTDEVEAINKYVPELQKQGIEAIVVLAHVPGDQEEGTNEITGEIADIAREADDAVDIIFAAHNHVKLNGVVDNKLIVQAWEYGKAYSDIDFTIDPATKDFAEKTAEIVDVVQEGVTPDPEVKAILDKYLEQVGPKLNEVIGIAATDITGGYAQKGEVGDNGLGNLIADGMKAAMDSDFALMNGGGIRDDLMEGEITWQELFNIQPFNNTLVKLEITGQELKEVLNTQFSSYGPDVSIAGFKYTWDASLGQFGQVVDLFMPDGTKLDLEKTYTVTVNSYMYPHSTDSYLLNTYGKNPVQGSEDLQATVDFIKSFDEPIAYTAEGRISEVSDTAEEPEVDPETPGNGEEDPGENPETPGNGEEDPGENPETPGDGEEDPGENPETPGDGEGNPGENLETPGDGNGESDKETETSLGDNQDTVNQQENGKGNLLPNTATMTYNLIIVGLLLFVIGFVVFYRNNRRKA encoded by the coding sequence TTGAAAGGAAATAGTAGAAAAAGATTATTCGCAATATTTTTAATTTTTTTATTAGTTTTTTCGAACATCTTTAGCACACTTTCGGTAAAGGCAGCCTCAGAAAACATAACGGCAACAGATTTATTTATTTCAGAATACATAGAAGGTGCTTCCAATAATAAGGCGATAGAGTTGTTTAACGGAACTGGAAAAGATTTGGATTTATCTTCTTATTCCGTTGAACTCTATTCAAATGGAAAAACAAGTGCAACATCGACTCTTCGTTTAGAAGGAACTTTAAAACAAGGTGAATTATTTATTATTGCTCATTCATCTGCTAATGAAGCTATTAAGGCAAAGGCAAATATGGTGAGTGGTGTAGCAAACTTTAATGGAGATGACGCCATTGTTTTAAAACATAATGAAGAAAACATTGATGTATTTGGGATAGTTGGCGAACAGCAAGAATGGGGCAATGGACTAACAAAAGATCATACCCTTGTAAGAAAAAATAATATTACATCTGGAAATAAAGGAAATAATCAGTTCGATCCATCAGTAGAATGGGATATATATAATCAAGATGACGTTTCACATTTAGGCAACCATCAGTTTGGAGGCGTCCTATATGGAAAAGAAGAAACACCTTCAGATGAAGTAGAACTGTTATCAATCAAAGAAGCTCGTACAAAGACAGGACAAAATGTAACAATTGAAGGAATTGTTACTGCTGACAATACAAGTATAGGTGGTGGAAAACTATCTACTTATATTCAAGATGATGAGGCTGGCATTAATGTTTTTTCACAGAATGCAAGTGCTTTCCCTGCATTAACAGAGGGACAGAAAGTAAAAGTTACAGGGAAAGTAACAGAATACAATAAACTCTTAGAAATTGTCCCAGCAGAAGATGGGATTGAGGTAATTTCTGAAAACAATGAGTTACCTGTACCAGTTACTATGAATCTAGCAGATTTAAATAATGCTAGTGTAGCAGAATCAAAAGAAGGACAGTTAGTGAAAGTAAAAGGTTATGTTCAAACCGTTCCTGAAACTGCTGCTGGTGGCGGATATAATGTGACGGTGTTAGATGAAAGCTTTAATGGAACGACTATTCGAGTAATGGAAGAAACCGAGGCAATTTCTTCTATCCAATCAGGAAAATGGTATGAGTTCACAGGAATTCTTAGCCAATATAATACCTATCAAGTTTTACCTAGAAAAGCTAGTGATGTTCATTTATTGGCAGAACAACCAGCTTCCCCATCTGCAAAAGGAGAATATGTAAGCACTGTAAGCAGTGTGGTAGACGGTGATACAATCCATTTGCAATCTCCAGTATTAGGGACAACGAAGGTTCGCTATGTGAATATCGATACACCTGAAACGTACCATAGTCCAAAGAATGAAGCAGATGAAAATCAATTAGAACACGGGAATAAAGCGAAAGAGTATTTAAATACGCTTTTAAAGCCAGGTGATGAAGTAATTGTAAAAGTAGGGGAAGAAGCAACAGATGATTATGGACGTCTACTTGCACAAATTATTCGTAAGAGTGATCAATTAAATACCAATCTTGAAATGGTGAAACAAGGATATGCATCGACATACTTTATTTGGCCAGTTGCTGATGAAGCGGATTATGAAATGTTCCAATCAGCAGTGAAAGATGCAAAGGATAATCATAAAGGGATTTGGGATAAAGAAAATCCTTTAATAGAACAACCTTTTGAATTTAGAGCAAGAGAACAAGGAAAAGGCTTGTTACGATATGTAGGAAATTCTGAAACAAAGAAATATGTTTTACCAGAAGAGTTTAAGGAAGTACCAGTGGAAAGTCGTGTTTTCTTTGCAAGTGCCAATGAAGCAGAGAACAATGGGTATACTGCATTAAATGCTAGTGAAGAGAAGGACACGATTAAATTACAACTCCTTAGTGTAAATGACCTTCATGGCAAGGTTACAGAGGAGTATGATGATGAAGCGAAAACGAACAAGATTGGTAGAATGGATTATTTAGCAACTTACTTGCGAGAAAGAGAAGCTACAAATCCTAATACACTAATTGTACATGCTGGTGACATGGTGGGTGGTAGTTCACCACTTTCTGCACTGCTTCAAGATGAGCCTACTGTGGAGATGATGGAATCAATTGGTTTCGACGTAGGTACTGTTGGTAATCATGAGTTCGATGAAGGAGTAGACGAAATGCTCCGTTTAATCAACGGTGGGGATCATGTAAATGGAACAAAGGAGTATGATGGAATCAATTTTCCAATGGTAGCAGCAAATGTTGAATACAAGGATACTGGCAAACTAGTAATTGATCCATATGCTATCAAAGAAGTAGAGGGAGTCAAGGTTGGATTTATTGGGGTCGCTACAACAGAAACGCCTAATATGATTATTGCAAAAGGGAATGAAAATGTTCGTTTTACAGATGAAGCGCAAGCGATTAATAAGTTTGTACCAGAATTGCAATCACAGGGTGTAGAAGCGATTATTGTGCTAGCACATGTTCCTGGAAATCAAGCAGGTGAAAGCGCGACTGGTGATATTGCTAAAATTGCCACAGAAGTAGATGATGCTGTTGATGTTATTTTCGCAGCTCATAATCATGTGAAAATAAATGCAGTAGTGGATAATAAATTAATTGTTCAAGCTGGTGAATATGGAAAAGCTTTTGCAGATGTAGATTTAGAAATTGACCCGGAAACAGGGGACATTGTGACAAAATCAGCTGAAATCGTGGATGTAGTTCAAACTGGAGTTACTCCAGATCCTGAAGTTTCTTCCATTTTAGCAAAATACCAAGAATTAGTTGGTGCAAAACTAAATGAAGTAATTGGTGTAGCTGCGACTGATATGGTAGGTGGATATGCAACAAAAGAAGCGGAAGGGGATAACCCTGTAGGAAATTTAATTGCTGATGGCATGAAGGCAGCGATGGATAGTGATTTCGCTTTAATGAATGGTGGCGGAATTCGCGATGATATAGTTGCCGGGGAAATAACTTGGAATGATTTATTTAACGTACAACCTTTTAATAATACATTAGTAAAGTTAGAGATAAGTGGTAGTGATTTAGAAGAAATTTTAAATAGTCAGTTTAGTAGCTATGGTCCAGATGTTAGTATTGGTGGATTTTCATATACTTGGGATAGTAAGGCTGGAAAATATGGAAAAGTAGTAGATATATTCTTGCCTAATGGCGAAAAAATAGATTCGAATGGAAACTATACGGTAACTGTGAATAATTATATGGCTGAACACTCATCAGACCAATATCTTCTTCAAAAGCTTGGAGAGAACCCAATTCAAGGTGGAGAAGATTTAGAAGCAACTGTAGCATTTGTAAGAAGCTTTAATGGCCCTATCTCTTACAATACGGGAAGAATTAAGGAAATAAATGCAGAAACCCTTCCATCCATTTCTGGTCAGTTCCTTGGTGTGAATGATTTGCACGGGAAAATTGATGTAACAGGAACAGTTAATGGTGTTAATTATGGAAGAATGGATTATTTGGCTGCTTACTTAAGACAAGCAGAAGCAACGAACCCGAACACATTATTATTACATGCAGGGGATATGATTGGTGGCAGTTCACCAGTATCAGCCCTTTTACAGGACGAACCAACTGTTGAAATTATGGAATCATTAGGCTTCGATGTAGGAGTAGTAGGAAACCATGAATTTGACGAAGGAGTAGACGAGATGCTCCGCATGATTAATGGAGGAGAGCATCCTAACGGAACAAGTGGATATGATGGAATGAATTTCCCAGTTCTTGCAGCTAATGTGGAATATAAGGATTCTGGTGAATTAGTATTAGATCCATACGCGATAAAAGAAATAGATGGAGTAAAGGTTGGCTTTATTGGAGTTGCGACAGTAGAAACACCGAGTATGATTGTAGCTACAGGCAATGAACATATTCGCTTTACCGATGAGGTAGAGGCAATTAATAAGTATGTTCCTGAATTGCAAAAGCAAGGAATTGAAGCAATTGTTGTTTTAGCACATGTTCCTGGCGACCAAGAAGAAGGAACAAATGAAATAACGGGAGAAATTGCAGATATCGCACGCGAGGCGGATGATGCTGTAGATATTATTTTTGCAGCCCATAATCATGTAAAGTTAAATGGCGTTGTCGATAATAAATTGATTGTTCAGGCATGGGAATATGGAAAAGCCTATTCGGATATTGATTTTACGATAGACCCAGCAACAAAAGATTTTGCTGAAAAAACAGCAGAGATAGTGGATGTTGTTCAAGAAGGTGTAACACCTGATCCAGAAGTAAAAGCAATATTGGATAAGTATCTGGAGCAAGTTGGTCCAAAGCTAAATGAGGTAATTGGAATAGCTGCTACAGACATAACAGGTGGCTATGCACAAAAAGGAGAAGTTGGCGATAATGGTCTTGGCAATCTAATTGCTGATGGAATGAAAGCCGCGATGGACAGTGATTTTGCCTTAATGAATGGTGGAGGAATTAGAGATGATTTAATGGAAGGCGAGATTACTTGGCAGGAACTCTTTAATATTCAGCCATTTAATAATACCCTTGTTAAGTTAGAAATTACTGGTCAAGAGCTAAAAGAAGTATTAAATACACAATTTAGTTCCTATGGTCCAGACGTAAGTATTGCAGGCTTTAAATATACTTGGGATGCCTCTTTAGGACAATTTGGACAAGTTGTGGATCTCTTCATGCCAGACGGAACAAAGCTGGATTTAGAGAAAACATATACTGTAACGGTTAATAGCTATATGTATCCACATAGTACCGATTCCTATTTGTTAAATACGTATGGTAAAAATCCGGTTCAGGGATCTGAGGATTTACAGGCGACAGTGGATTTCATTAAATCCTTCGATGAACCAATTGCTTATACTGCTGAAGGACGTATTTCAGAAGTTTCAGATACAGCAGAAGAACCTGAAGTAGATCCCGAAACACCAGGTAATGGAGAAGAAGATCCAGGAGAGAATCCGGAAACACCAGGTAATGGAGAAGAAGATCCAGGAGAGAATCCGGAAACACCAGGTGATGGAGAAGAAGATCCAGGAGAGAATCCGGAAACACCAGGTGATGGAGAAGGAAATCCAGGAGAGAATCTGGAAACACCAGGTGATGGAAACGGTGAATCTGATAAGGAAACAGAAACTTCATTAGGTGACAACCAGGATACAGTAAATCAGCAAGAGAACGGAAAAGGAAATCTATTGCCAAATACAGCGACAATGACTTACAATTTAATCATCGTAGGATTATTATTGTTTGTAATAGGGTTTGTTGTTTTCTATAGAAATAATAGAAGAAAGGCATAA
- a CDS encoding Na/Pi cotransporter family protein, producing MEINYQEMIFQFLGGLGVFLFGIKYMGDGLQNAAGDRLQEILDRFTTNPFMGVLAGIFVTILIQSSSGTTAITVGLVSAGFMTLRQAIGVIMGANIGTTVTAFIIGIDIGEYALPIIAAGAVLLFFFKNPKITSFGQVVFGFGALFYGLELMSAGMKPLRSLEAFHELTVNMSNNPILGVVVGTVLTLIVQSSSATIGILQELFATDAISLKASLPVLFGDNIGTTITAILASIGASIAARRAAMVHVLFNIIGTVIFVIILAPFTHFITYLQGVLGLNEPMTIAFAHGIFNVSNTIIQFPFIFALAWLVTKLIPGEDGAIITKPQHLNTTFIEHSPSIALGQAKEELERMKDFSIKGLEEAYKYLQTGEKKHKEKALQYEQGINNLDKEITQYLVELSSKALTPHESEEFSILVDSIRDIERIGDHMENIVELVEYKINKKVEFSTEAKNELENMYRFTVDTLKTSYDSFFAKDVELAKKAITNEEEIDKMEKQYRKKHISRLNERKCSGDAGIVFVDIISNLERVGDHAANIAEAIAIVK from the coding sequence TTGGAAATAAATTATCAAGAAATGATCTTCCAGTTTCTTGGGGGATTAGGGGTATTTCTTTTTGGTATTAAATATATGGGGGATGGCTTGCAGAATGCTGCAGGGGATCGTCTGCAAGAAATCTTAGATCGGTTTACTACCAATCCATTCATGGGCGTATTGGCTGGTATATTTGTTACGATTTTAATTCAGTCTAGTTCAGGAACTACAGCAATAACAGTAGGGTTGGTAAGTGCTGGATTTATGACATTGCGTCAAGCAATTGGTGTTATCATGGGGGCAAATATTGGTACAACTGTTACTGCATTTATCATCGGTATCGATATTGGGGAGTATGCTTTACCAATTATTGCAGCAGGAGCTGTTCTTTTATTCTTCTTTAAAAATCCAAAAATCACTTCATTCGGACAAGTTGTATTTGGGTTTGGAGCATTGTTTTATGGACTAGAACTAATGAGTGCTGGTATGAAGCCGCTACGATCATTAGAAGCTTTTCATGAGTTAACAGTAAATATGAGTAACAATCCAATACTTGGGGTTGTAGTTGGAACGGTCTTGACATTAATCGTCCAAAGTTCTAGTGCTACAATTGGAATTTTACAAGAGTTATTCGCAACAGATGCTATATCTTTGAAAGCATCTTTACCAGTTTTGTTTGGTGACAATATTGGAACAACGATTACTGCGATTCTTGCTTCCATTGGTGCATCAATAGCTGCAAGAAGAGCTGCTATGGTTCATGTACTCTTTAACATTATTGGAACAGTAATATTTGTAATTATTTTAGCACCGTTTACTCATTTCATTACGTATTTGCAAGGAGTATTAGGTTTAAATGAACCGATGACGATTGCTTTTGCCCATGGGATTTTTAATGTATCTAATACGATTATTCAATTCCCATTTATTTTTGCATTAGCATGGCTTGTGACAAAGTTAATTCCTGGAGAAGATGGAGCTATTATTACAAAACCGCAACATTTAAACACAACCTTTATTGAACATTCTCCTTCTATCGCTTTAGGGCAAGCAAAGGAAGAATTAGAAAGAATGAAGGATTTCTCTATTAAAGGATTAGAAGAAGCATATAAGTACTTACAAACAGGAGAAAAGAAGCATAAAGAAAAAGCGCTCCAATATGAACAAGGAATTAATAACTTAGATAAGGAAATAACGCAATATTTGGTAGAGCTTTCTTCCAAAGCTCTTACTCCACATGAAAGTGAAGAGTTCTCTATCCTAGTTGATTCAATCAGAGATATTGAAAGAATCGGTGATCATATGGAAAACATCGTGGAGCTTGTGGAGTATAAAATCAATAAAAAAGTAGAGTTCTCCACAGAGGCGAAAAATGAATTAGAAAACATGTATCGCTTTACAGTAGATACATTAAAAACTTCCTATGATAGCTTTTTCGCAAAAGATGTAGAGCTTGCTAAAAAAGCTATTACAAACGAAGAAGAAATTGATAAAATGGAAAAACAATATCGTAAAAAGCATATCAGCCGTTTAAATGAACGAAAATGTAGCGGCGATGCAGGCATTGTTTTTGTCGATATTATCAGTAATTTAGAACGAGTAGGCGATCATGCTGCCAATATTGCAGAGGCGATAGCAATCGTTAAATAA
- a CDS encoding YoaK family protein, with protein sequence MIDKIKPIPSLSSNSVFLAALLGMVGGFLDAYTFISRDGVFANAQTGNIVLFAVNAATGEWAESLHYIPPLIAFVLGVLVSEIVKIPSLREILYSYRRSILILECIVLIIVGFLPTSVPNIIVTTSISFVSSLQISTFNKLDKWAYNSTMTTGNLRTATQAAYAAFTKQSQEAKIQFKEFSIIIGSFLFGALLGTFTTTQFGNKAIWVSAIILIVALVLYHKDKGYIRKRCTDNL encoded by the coding sequence ATGATTGATAAAATCAAACCAATACCTTCCTTATCTTCGAATTCCGTATTCTTAGCTGCTCTATTAGGAATGGTTGGTGGTTTTTTAGATGCTTATACATTTATTAGTAGAGATGGGGTATTTGCCAATGCACAAACAGGGAATATCGTTTTATTCGCGGTCAACGCTGCAACTGGTGAATGGGCGGAATCCCTCCATTATATCCCTCCATTAATAGCCTTTGTCTTAGGAGTCTTGGTTTCTGAAATTGTCAAAATACCATCTCTAAGGGAAATCCTATATAGCTATAGACGATCGATCCTTATTTTAGAATGTATCGTCTTAATTATAGTCGGATTTTTGCCAACATCTGTTCCGAATATCATTGTTACAACCAGCATCTCATTTGTATCTTCTTTACAAATATCGACATTCAACAAATTAGATAAATGGGCATATAATTCAACAATGACTACTGGGAACCTAAGAACTGCTACTCAAGCTGCTTATGCTGCTTTTACAAAACAAAGTCAAGAGGCGAAGATCCAATTTAAAGAGTTTTCCATTATTATCGGCTCCTTTTTATTTGGGGCATTACTAGGAACCTTTACAACCACTCAATTTGGCAATAAAGCCATATGGGTATCGGCAATTATTCTCATCGTCGCATTAGTCCTTTATCATAAAGATAAAGGGTATATTCGTAAACGTTGTACAGATAATTTATAA
- the abc-f gene encoding ribosomal protection-like ABC-F family protein, translating into MIICSVNHVAKMYGGNTIFEDISLEIKEKERVGLVGRNGSGKTTLFRLLAGKETPDAGQIHWKKGLKIGYLEQIPEYEQSMKVKEVLKKAFSDLETIEGKMKQMEQEMARDINPEQLLLLMEEYGKLQEYFTNAGGYEMEAKIEKMVNGLKIEQLVMKEYGALSGGEKTKVGLAMLLLQEPDFLLLDEPTNHLDLMAVEWLGKFLQDYNGTILVVSHDRYFLDEVIQKVVDLEDGEVTTYHTNFTNFTKEKEEKLLREFQAYEEQQKKIKKMREAIKRLREWANRANPPNEGLHKRARNMERAIERMEKLARPIINRKKMNFDMEASDRSGKDVIQLKNVSKSFGDQLLFQQVQMQISYKERVAIIGENGSGKSTLLKMILQQLEPDKGEVKIGSNVKIGYLSQHVLMEMEGETVIEAFRNEVHVTEGEARHILAQFLFYGHSVFQKVSNLSGGERMRLRLAQLMYQEINLLILDEPTNHLDIESREVLEEALEDFDGTILAVSHDRYFLNKLFQKIYWIQEKGVHCYEGNYTYAREKSKERQTSKNLLSNSVRSKKEKAPIKEKQEREATFNQIYLEKEVEGVEREIAELEKRMEIETDWDKLEKLFSEKEELERQWEELYGLMNRK; encoded by the coding sequence ATGATTATTTGCAGTGTCAATCATGTAGCGAAGATGTACGGAGGAAATACAATATTTGAAGACATATCATTAGAAATAAAGGAAAAAGAAAGAGTTGGTCTTGTTGGAAGAAATGGGAGCGGAAAGACCACATTATTTCGATTACTTGCAGGAAAGGAAACCCCCGATGCTGGACAAATCCATTGGAAGAAAGGATTAAAGATTGGATATTTAGAACAAATTCCGGAATATGAACAATCTATGAAGGTGAAGGAAGTATTAAAAAAGGCATTTTCTGACCTCGAAACGATAGAAGGGAAGATGAAACAGATGGAACAGGAAATGGCGAGGGATATCAACCCAGAACAGCTATTGCTATTAATGGAGGAGTATGGAAAATTGCAGGAGTATTTTACGAATGCTGGTGGATATGAAATGGAAGCAAAAATAGAGAAAATGGTTAATGGGCTAAAAATTGAGCAGTTAGTCATGAAGGAATATGGAGCTTTAAGTGGAGGGGAAAAAACAAAGGTTGGTTTAGCGATGCTACTCCTCCAAGAACCTGATTTTCTTTTATTGGATGAACCGACGAACCATTTGGATTTAATGGCAGTCGAGTGGCTTGGGAAATTTCTTCAGGATTATAATGGTACCATTTTAGTGGTTTCCCATGATCGCTACTTTTTAGATGAAGTGATTCAAAAGGTGGTAGATTTAGAAGATGGAGAAGTAACAACCTATCATACTAATTTCACAAATTTCACAAAGGAAAAGGAGGAAAAACTTTTAAGAGAGTTTCAGGCATATGAGGAACAGCAAAAGAAAATCAAGAAAATGAGAGAAGCAATCAAACGACTTCGTGAATGGGCGAATCGGGCAAATCCGCCTAATGAAGGGTTGCATAAGCGAGCGAGAAATATGGAAAGGGCTATTGAAAGAATGGAAAAACTAGCTCGCCCTATTATAAATAGAAAGAAAATGAATTTCGATATGGAAGCAAGTGACCGAAGTGGGAAGGATGTTATTCAGCTGAAGAATGTATCAAAAAGCTTTGGCGACCAGCTATTGTTTCAGCAAGTTCAAATGCAAATAAGCTATAAAGAAAGAGTGGCAATTATTGGAGAGAATGGATCGGGGAAATCAACTTTGTTGAAGATGATACTTCAACAATTAGAGCCAGATAAAGGTGAAGTTAAGATTGGAAGTAATGTGAAAATTGGTTATCTTTCTCAGCATGTATTAATGGAAATGGAAGGAGAAACAGTGATCGAAGCTTTTCGAAATGAAGTGCATGTGACAGAGGGAGAGGCTAGACATATTTTAGCTCAATTCCTCTTTTATGGTCATTCTGTTTTTCAAAAGGTAAGCAATTTAAGCGGTGGAGAGAGAATGAGGCTTCGTTTAGCTCAGCTTATGTATCAAGAAATCAATCTATTAATTCTAGATGAGCCAACCAATCATTTAGATATTGAGTCTCGTGAAGTATTAGAAGAGGCTTTAGAAGATTTTGATGGCACGATTCTTGCTGTTTCCCATGATCGCTATTTTCTAAATAAGCTATTTCAAAAGATTTATTGGATTCAAGAAAAGGGAGTTCATTGTTATGAGGGGAACTATACGTATGCAAGAGAAAAGTCAAAGGAAAGACAAACGTCAAAGAATCTACTAAGTAATTCCGTAAGATCAAAAAAAGAGAAAGCACCGATTAAGGAAAAACAGGAGAGGGAAGCTACTTTTAATCAAATTTATTTGGAAAAGGAAGTAGAAGGAGTGGAAAGAGAGATTGCAGAATTAGAGAAAAGAATGGAAATAGAAACGGATTGGGATAAATTGGAGAAGTTGTTTTCTGAAAAGGAGGAGCTTGAAAGGCAGTGGGAGGAACTATATGGGCTTATGAATCGTAAGTAA
- a CDS encoding RAxF-45 family protein: protein MLSSTVLVQGYMIESLYINRAKFAMVVVNGISVPFFKQLNSKLKQ from the coding sequence ATGTTAAGTTCAACTGTTTTAGTGCAAGGTTATATGATAGAAAGTCTATATATTAACCGTGCAAAATTTGCGATGGTAGTTGTTAACGGGATAAGTGTGCCCTTTTTTAAACAACTAAATAGCAAACTAAAACAGTGA